In Rahnella aquatilis CIP 78.65 = ATCC 33071, one DNA window encodes the following:
- the purT gene encoding formate-dependent phosphoribosylglycinamide formyltransferase: protein MLTIGTALRTGATRVMLLGSGELGKEVAIECQRLGLEVIAVDRYADAPAMQVAHRSHVINMLDGDALKQVIESERPDFIVPEIEAIATSMLVELEKQGHNVVPCAEATRLTMNREGIRRLAAETLKLPTSTYQFADDEAAFREAIDAIGYPCIIKPVMSSSGKGQSLIRGADQLQAAWDYAQQGGRAGGGRVIVEGLVKFDFEITLLTISAIDGIHFCAPIGHRQEDGDYRESWQPQQMSELALQRAKDIAEKVVKALGGKGLFGVELFVCGDEVIFSEVSPRPHDTGMVTLISQDLSEFALHVRAFLGLPVGNIRQFGPSASAVILPELTSNNVTFTGLENALTGYNQLRLFGKPDISGKRRLGVALAIADNVEDAVGQAKQAAAAVIVKG, encoded by the coding sequence ATGTTAACCATTGGAACTGCACTGCGCACCGGCGCCACCCGCGTCATGTTATTAGGCTCTGGCGAACTGGGCAAAGAAGTGGCAATCGAATGCCAGCGACTGGGCCTGGAAGTGATCGCCGTTGATCGCTACGCTGATGCACCGGCGATGCAGGTCGCCCATCGCAGCCATGTCATTAACATGCTGGACGGCGATGCACTGAAACAGGTTATCGAAAGCGAGCGCCCTGATTTTATCGTGCCGGAAATTGAAGCGATTGCCACCAGCATGCTGGTCGAGCTGGAGAAACAGGGTCACAACGTAGTGCCTTGCGCTGAAGCGACCCGCCTGACCATGAACCGCGAAGGTATCCGTCGTCTGGCCGCCGAAACGCTGAAGCTGCCCACTTCCACTTATCAGTTTGCTGATGACGAAGCGGCTTTCCGTGAGGCTATCGACGCCATCGGCTATCCGTGCATTATCAAGCCAGTGATGAGTTCTTCCGGTAAAGGTCAGAGTCTGATCCGCGGTGCCGATCAGTTGCAGGCGGCGTGGGATTACGCCCAGCAAGGCGGACGTGCTGGCGGCGGACGTGTGATTGTTGAAGGTCTGGTGAAATTTGATTTTGAAATCACCCTGCTGACTATCAGCGCCATTGACGGTATTCATTTCTGTGCGCCAATCGGACACCGTCAGGAAGACGGCGATTACCGTGAATCCTGGCAGCCACAGCAAATGTCTGAACTGGCGTTGCAGCGCGCCAAAGACATCGCAGAGAAAGTGGTGAAAGCGCTGGGCGGTAAAGGTCTGTTTGGTGTTGAACTGTTTGTCTGTGGTGATGAGGTGATCTTCAGCGAAGTGTCACCTCGTCCGCACGACACCGGTATGGTGACGCTGATTTCTCAGGATTTGTCAGAATTCGCCCTGCATGTGCGCGCATTCCTCGGTTTGCCGGTGGGCAATATCCGTCAGTTCGGTCCTTCCGCTTCTGCCGTTATTCTGCCGGAACTGACCAGCAACAATGTGACGTTTACTGGCCTGGAAAACGCGCTGACCGGCTACAACCAGCTCCGTCTGTTCGGTAAGCCGGACATCAGTGGTAAGCGCCGCCTTGGCGTGGCACTGGCGATTGCTGACAATGTCGAAGATGCCGTCGGACAAGCCAAACAGGCTGCGGCGGCAGTGATCGTTAAAGGCTGA
- a CDS encoding YoaH family protein has protein sequence MLTGMPSLSHHEQEQAADRIRQLMENGMSSGEAIATVAEEIRETHKGDRVTVIFDDEDDE, from the coding sequence ATGCTGACAGGTATGCCTTCATTATCGCATCATGAACAAGAACAGGCCGCCGATCGTATCCGCCAGTTAATGGAAAACGGTATGAGCAGCGGCGAAGCCATTGCGACCGTTGCAGAAGAAATCCGTGAAACGCACAAAGGCGATCGCGTGACCGTCATTTTTGATGACGAAGACGACGAATAA
- the dbpA gene encoding ATP-dependent RNA helicase DbpA, translating to MSTHSFSALTLPAEQLSNLNELGYTEMTPIQEASLPAILLGQDVRAKAKTGSGKTAAFGIGLLNSITVSQFVAQALVLCPTRELADQVSKELRRLARFTQNIKILTLCGGQAIGPQLESLVHPPHIVVGTPGRIQEHLRKGTLKLDELKVLVLDEADRMLDMGFSEDIEDVVSYTPQDRQTLLFSATYPDGIERISSKFQRQPLKVEIEGEDDIADIQQIFIEADKHQRLSLLAAVLYQHQPTSCVVFCNTKRDCQEVCDALTAKGISTLALNGDLEQRDRDRVLVRFSNGSCRVLVATDVAARGLDIKQLGLVINYELSFDPEVHVHRVGRTGRAGTSGLAVSLVTPQEMPRVTALEDYTRQRFTWQPAAQALAAAPVALDPEMATLCIDGGRKAKIRPGDILGALTGDAGLTAAEVGKIDMFPVHAYVAIRQKSAKKALQRLQEGKIKGKNCKAIILR from the coding sequence TTGAGCACGCATTCCTTTTCCGCCCTGACATTACCCGCTGAGCAACTTTCTAACCTGAATGAACTGGGTTATACCGAAATGACCCCGATTCAGGAAGCGTCGTTGCCCGCCATCCTGCTGGGTCAGGATGTCCGCGCCAAAGCCAAAACCGGCAGCGGTAAAACAGCCGCTTTCGGTATCGGTTTACTGAACAGCATTACCGTTTCACAGTTCGTCGCTCAGGCGCTGGTATTGTGTCCGACCCGCGAACTGGCCGATCAGGTCAGCAAAGAATTACGCCGTCTGGCGCGTTTTACCCAGAACATCAAAATCCTCACTCTGTGTGGCGGCCAGGCCATCGGGCCGCAGCTTGAGTCGCTGGTCCATCCGCCGCACATTGTGGTGGGTACGCCGGGTCGTATTCAGGAGCACCTGCGTAAAGGCACGCTGAAACTGGACGAACTGAAAGTGCTGGTGCTCGATGAAGCGGACCGCATGCTGGACATGGGCTTTAGCGAAGACATCGAAGATGTGGTCAGTTATACGCCGCAGGATCGCCAGACGCTGCTGTTCTCCGCGACGTATCCGGACGGCATTGAGCGCATCAGTTCTAAATTCCAGCGCCAGCCACTGAAAGTTGAAATCGAAGGCGAAGATGACATTGCTGATATCCAGCAGATTTTCATCGAAGCCGACAAACATCAGCGTTTATCGCTGCTGGCCGCAGTGCTGTATCAGCATCAGCCGACCTCCTGCGTGGTGTTCTGTAACACCAAACGCGACTGTCAGGAGGTGTGTGATGCCCTGACTGCGAAAGGCATCAGCACCCTGGCGCTGAACGGCGACCTCGAGCAGCGCGACCGCGACCGCGTACTGGTGCGTTTCTCCAACGGCAGTTGCCGCGTACTGGTGGCGACAGACGTTGCGGCGCGCGGGCTGGATATCAAGCAACTGGGTCTGGTCATTAATTACGAACTGTCTTTCGATCCGGAAGTACACGTTCATCGCGTGGGGCGTACCGGTCGTGCGGGCACCAGCGGACTGGCTGTCAGCCTGGTCACGCCGCAGGAAATGCCACGAGTGACGGCGCTGGAAGATTACACCCGTCAGCGCTTCACCTGGCAGCCAGCCGCTCAGGCACTGGCCGCCGCGCCGGTGGCGCTTGACCCTGAAATGGCAACATTGTGTATCGATGGCGGCCGTAAAGCCAAAATCCGTCCCGGCGATATTCTGGGCGCGCTGACCGGTGATGCCGGGCTGACCGCCGCTGAAGTCGGTAAAATTGATATGTTCCCGGTTCACGCTTATGTTGCGATTCGTCAGAAAAGCGCGAAGAAAGCGCTGCAACGTTTGCAGGAAGGGAAAATCAAAGGCAAAAATTGCAAAGCCATTATCTTGCGTTAA
- the yebF gene encoding protein YebF produces MKKIILGVVMAVAGMSGLSEFAQADEPEVRTATVTPCSTATKEDVAALVKRDFLQNRIPRWDADKKVLGTSTPVAWVVTDSISGSNAGWNVPLKVRGDHTDKTYQVTLNCQIGEISYSVPV; encoded by the coding sequence ATGAAAAAGATAATCTTGGGCGTTGTGATGGCCGTTGCAGGAATGAGCGGTCTGAGCGAGTTTGCGCAGGCCGATGAGCCTGAAGTGAGAACGGCAACCGTAACCCCCTGTTCCACGGCCACGAAAGAGGATGTGGCGGCGCTGGTGAAACGTGATTTCCTGCAAAATCGTATTCCGCGCTGGGATGCAGATAAGAAAGTGCTTGGCACTTCCACTCCGGTGGCCTGGGTGGTGACTGACAGCATCAGCGGCAGTAACGCCGGATGGAATGTGCCGCTAAAAGTGCGCGGCGATCACACTGATAAAACCTATCAGGTGACCCTCAACTGCCAGATCGGCGAAATCAGCTACAGCGTACCGGTATAA
- the pabB gene encoding aminodeoxychorismate synthase component 1 translates to MRFAQPVVFHSLPYQPDAVTERFAPLSALPWAMLLHSGSAQHQHNRFDILVADPLITLTTRGARTQIEHNGMNETREEDPFALLEEQLAVAGLQAESSADFPFLGGALGLFGYDLGRRIEALPETAERDINLPDMAVGIYDWALIADHHLQRLTLICHGDVSERLRWLAQYLPVPAPAPFRLHAPWQANMSREEYGEKFRQIQEYIHSGDCYQINLAQRFSTHYSGDEWQAFLRLNQANRAPFSAFLRLPENAVLCLSPERFIWLKDGEIQTRPIKGTLPRCEDPAEDAQQATRLAASEKDRAENLMIVDLLRNDIGRVATPGSVRVPELFVVEPFPAVHHLVSTITARLPETCHASALLRACFPGGSITGAPKVRAMEIIEELEPQRRNGYCGSIAYLSCCGTMDSNITIRTLLTAQGKIYCWAGGGIVADSQEQAEYQETFDKIARILPELGDIQP, encoded by the coding sequence ATGCGATTCGCCCAACCCGTTGTTTTCCATTCATTACCTTATCAGCCCGATGCAGTCACTGAACGGTTTGCGCCGCTTTCTGCTTTGCCGTGGGCGATGTTGCTGCATTCCGGTTCGGCACAGCACCAGCATAATCGTTTCGATATTCTGGTGGCCGATCCGCTGATCACGCTGACCACACGTGGCGCGAGGACGCAGATTGAGCACAACGGCATGAACGAAACGCGGGAAGAAGATCCGTTTGCTTTACTGGAAGAGCAACTGGCAGTGGCTGGTTTACAGGCAGAAAGTTCAGCAGATTTTCCTTTTCTGGGCGGTGCTCTGGGTTTGTTTGGTTATGATCTGGGGCGTCGTATTGAAGCATTGCCGGAAACGGCGGAACGGGATATCAACCTGCCGGATATGGCAGTGGGAATTTATGACTGGGCGCTGATTGCCGATCACCATTTACAGCGTCTGACGCTGATTTGCCACGGTGATGTTTCTGAACGTTTGCGCTGGCTGGCGCAATACCTGCCTGTTCCTGCGCCTGCGCCTTTTCGTTTACATGCGCCATGGCAGGCGAATATGAGCCGCGAAGAATACGGCGAGAAATTTCGTCAGATTCAGGAATATATTCACAGCGGTGATTGCTATCAGATCAATCTGGCGCAGCGATTTTCCACGCATTACAGCGGCGATGAATGGCAGGCTTTCCTGCGGCTGAATCAGGCCAACCGCGCGCCCTTCTCCGCGTTTCTGCGTCTGCCGGAAAATGCCGTTCTCTGCCTTTCCCCCGAGCGTTTTATCTGGCTGAAAGACGGTGAGATCCAGACCCGCCCGATTAAAGGTACGCTGCCACGGTGCGAAGATCCCGCTGAAGATGCTCAACAGGCAACGCGGCTGGCGGCATCAGAAAAAGATCGCGCCGAGAACCTGATGATCGTCGATTTGCTGCGTAATGATATCGGTCGGGTGGCGACACCTGGCAGCGTGCGGGTGCCGGAACTTTTCGTTGTCGAGCCCTTCCCCGCCGTACACCATCTGGTCAGCACCATTACCGCACGGTTGCCTGAAACCTGTCACGCCAGCGCCTTGCTGCGCGCCTGTTTTCCCGGCGGATCGATTACCGGTGCGCCCAAAGTACGCGCAATGGAAATTATCGAAGAACTTGAACCACAACGGCGCAACGGCTATTGCGGCAGCATTGCGTATCTGAGTTGCTGCGGCACGATGGACAGTAATATTACCATCCGCACGTTGCTCACTGCGCAGGGCAAAATTTACTGCTGGGCGGGTGGCGGGATTGTCGCTGACAGTCAGGAACAGGCGGAATATCAGGAAACTTTTGATAAGATCGCCCGTATTCTGCC